Genomic segment of Malania oleifera isolate guangnan ecotype guangnan chromosome 7, ASM2987363v1, whole genome shotgun sequence:
GAAAACACAACAATAAGAACAAGCTTTAAATCCCACTTGATGGAGTaagctacatgaatcatttttcgtTAATTCACCCAATTgagagtattttttttattagattAAAAACTActtcatttcaaattattttaaacctACCCTTCTCCCATTCCAAGCCAAAAAAAATAACTAACTCACTACtcccttgtgtgtgtgtgtgtgtgtgtgtttttttttttttttaatttttatttccatctcattttttccttcttttttcaaTTATAGAATTCTAAATCCCATGAAAATTTCTTAGCCATAATGTTCAAAGTGGTTCAGCATCTTTCACAAGACGCCCTTATATCTGGAAATCAATGGAATCCTAGCTTGGCAGCTTAAATTGTCAAGCATTGGCCAGTCCAAAGAATAGAGGCACCGACACTCAATTTCTCTGATGGGGCAACCCAATGCAACACACATGATCTCAAACCTTAGCTGTATTCATCAATCAATTTTGTAACAAAAAAGGTGTTGTGAATTATGTCTCACATACTAAGGGAAAACATGAAAGAAAGGTGCAGCAGAGCAGagggaaaccatcgacagtttggctGAGTTTTCAGAAATTTTGCTCTCTGTATCTGAAATTGTCGACCGTTTCGCTCGATGCAATCTGcacagattttgaattttgaattgtttggACGTTATTTTGCTTGGGTTTCGAGAGGAAACCTTCGAAGGGGCTTATATGCATATATTACATTGTATATTGGGCAAGATACTAGTGAGagggtaagagaaggagagaagatcattgtatgtAATTGTATTGTGtatctttgatcttcatagtgaaatctcttgccgGTTGCTCCCGTAAATGTAGGTTTTGCCAAATCACGTTATTCCTGGTGTCAttgcctttattattattttctttatactGCTGTGGTTGTGGATATATTTTGTTTATCACCATTTAGAACAGCAAGTGCATGTTTGATTCTTTACAACAATATtgttattccgctgtgcattgttGTAAGAGGCTttatttcacaacaattggtatcagagaatgTTGTATGGCCTTTAAATTGAAGGATCTCGTGGTGCAACAAGGCATGATGGAAGGTTTATACAGAATTCAACCAGATAGCTTGGTTGcaacgacttggaatgaatttgGAGAAATCATTTGTCTTTGTTTGGCTAATGATGTGTCGTATCATGTCATGTATAAGGATTCTTCGAAATTAGTTTGGCAAAAACTGGTATgctgatatatgtctaagggtttgtcaaaatctgcaagtgtagtggaggaaaATTCAGAATATAGTGATGAAGATATGTTATGTGTTTCATCAGGTTCAGAGTGCCTCACGGGTAATTCTTGGATCTTGGATACCGaatgcttttatcctagaaaatggtttgatgCCTACAGGTCAGTTTATGCTAGTTGTATtttaatggaaaatgatatttcttgcaaaatatttgttattgaaaatgtcaaaattagaatctatgatggtgttgtaaaagTCGTATGTGATGTAAAACATGAATcgagtctaaggaagaatgttatttcatcgagtactttagactgtaatggatattgttacaaatttgaatttggagaaatgaaagtgtgtgaaggtgactcgatagtgatgaaaggagaaaaagtagtgggaaatatctatgcactgtagGGTGTTACGGTTGCAGGTGGAGTTGCAGCTATTGAATCTGAATCAGATATTCTGTGGCACATGCTGTtaaggcatatgggtgactacatgtattcagatgtttgagaaccgatgatgatagcatcaggggatagacatatgtatttcgtgggtTTATCATGAAAGGTTTTGGTGTACTTCACgcagtggctgaggtggagaaccagaccaGGTGAGaaattctcaagtcaaacattgagGTTGAGTATGCTGGTTtcgttcaagaagttttgagagtagggcaggttatatgcagggcttgcaaggtacttcttggtgaagtcagtgagtatgacgcaTTTCTCATGTGACcaatcgccaaaggtatcgctagatggggAAAGTTGCAGATGAATTGTGGGTAGGTTTTGCGGTAAACTATTCGGTTATGAGTGAATGTCCactagtgcactattctagtgatagaGGATCTAGGCTTGTTGTTATGTCTAGAAAGTACACttttctggggtataagaaaggtgggtgcaagttgggtaatcttgtgacaaacaaaggggtgattgaggacatgacttttgttgATGAAGCCATAGGGTAGTGCACTCAGGTAAATGAAGAGAAATAAATGTCAGAAAACTGTAGCAACAACAATaatgttattcaggtggagttagggacaCAAGGCAGAAATGCGAGGAGTTTTATCTCAGGTCAGCAGTATCACAATATGGAtaggcatgtgatgcaggtggagcaacagactTAGGGCAaagatgacatagttcatattgcagggagtttccGCTCAAGAGACCAGCAGAATCATGGTGGGCCTATGTGCattatcagaccaccactcaggtataattttgtcattttggagatttatgcattcattactaccagctgcaaggtttctactatttttcaagttgcaatgcatGGCAAAGGGAAAACTAGGTGGATGATTGCTATGGTAGAGGAAATGGAGGTATTGCATACGTACCAAATGTGTGAGTTGGTGAAACTTCTAGTTTGGAAGAGAGTAATAGGATGCAGCGGAGTGATGTATTttttgtgtgtgaatgacatgttattggctgatAAGGCTTTAACTTAGGCTAATTAGTTAGAAACTCtgttgaaagtttttgacatTAATGTGTTAGTACGGCCAAGATGGGTCTTAGTTTACTGATTTGCATGGACaaaactgcagggagattggtgttatctcaggatggTTTTGTGGACAGAGCTATAGGGAGATttgtgttatctcagggtggctttatcGATGGAACCTCGGGGAGACTTTTTTTGTTGTCTTaagggggttctgtggagaatcaatatggaatgtctaccgctCGGTATCCAAGGATGGGTTGTGATGTCTGGGATATATCAAAGATCCTCTATGATTATGAAATGGGGTGTTTCAGTGGGCAACAAAGTTGACCattagttgttagttttgttaaagactatgcaggggggctttggtgatagaagACTTGCAGCAGTGTTTGTATTTATTGTTGTGGGAAggtcttgttggaagcctagggcgaAGTCTTCAggtgttgcatctacaactgtatcgaGGTTGATGATAGAAGTTGAAGTTGTCATCGGTAAGTTCAAGCGGTGTTACTTGGACTTGAtgtttgtctccagttgctagacgggaggcggtcccaacctaatgtcccaagttcaaggtggagcagcgggTTCATGTTATCGGTTTCTCCTAAAGGGTGTATGTTCGCCAAACTGGAGTTTGTTGTGAATTATGTCGCACATATTAAGGGAAAACATGAAAGAAATCAAGGTGCAGCAGAGCATAgggaaatcgtcgacgatttcaggaaaatcgtcgacggtttagCTAAGTTTTCAAAAAGCTAGCACTCGGTAtctaaaatcgtcgatggtttggcttggTGCAGTTTgcgcagattttgaattttgaattatttgGACGTTGTTTTGGTTTGGTTTCCGAGGGAAACCTTTGAGGGGGCTTGTATAAAACATATATTACGTTGTATATTGGGCAAGATACTAGTGAGAGGGTAAGAGGAGAGAACATCTTTGTATGTAATTGTATTGTGTCTTTCTTCATAGTAAAATCTCTTAttgattgctcctgtggatgtaagTTTTGTCGAACGACATTATTCTTGGTGCCATTgcctttattattgttttctttatacTGCTATGGTTGTGGATATATTCTGTTTATCACCGTTTAGATTATTGCAAGTGCATGCTTGATTCTTTACAATAATACtgttattccgctgtgcattgttGTAAGAGGGCGTTATTTCACAACAAAAGGCTTACTAATGTGCAGTCAATTCAAGCATTGTTGGTAGCAGCAAGTCGCATCCATTCAAGATGTATACTCCCTCCAACTTACAAGCATAAATTTAATCAAACTCatcaataaaatccaaaaagcAATGGAAAGCTATGGATGAATACAGAGACGGGTTTTATTTTCTGGGATAAATGGATTGAAGTGCATGAATTATGGTACCAAGTTGCAACAATCACTAGAGTGGACTACAAAAAATGCATCCTCAAGTGCACTACATATCAAATTTTATATGCTTGCAATTTACATACACAGgccaaaatcataagaaaagaaagaaagaaagaatattaCATGGAAATCAATTGGGCACGGTGCTTGCACACTGCACCTCAGCTGTCTTGTCATGTATACGCACTTAATCCCACACCAGGCAAATAATCCTTCTGTAAAACACGGCTGCTCACCAATGGATACATTTTCATCAACAAAAATAgagaggagaaggagaagaagaagaagaagaatgagggGTGGTTGTAATATACATGGACATAGATTTGAGTGGGAAAGAAAACGCCAAGACAACACAGATCTCCCTCCAACTTATGGGAGGGCCGATCCTGCATCATTCCACTTTCATGGGGAATAGAGCTGAAGCAGAGCAAATTTCTTCAAGAGTCGCTCCAACTATCCCCGTCATCATCTTCATCACTTCCAGCCCATGCCTATTTTGAACATTCAACAATTTCAACACCACAAAGGAATGGAACACacccagagagagagagggagagagaaagatcAACCTGACGAATTGCATTTGCTTTCTCCAAAATGGCAGCAACTTTCAAGTTCGTTTTAGGACCTTGAATACCTTGAATGATGGGTCTGGTTGCAGATGCTGGCCTCAAATTGAAGGACTGATGtaaccaggaaaaaaaaaaagcataagcATATACAACCTTTCATCAACAGACAATTAAATAATATAAGCCAAATAAGGCTGCTGCTGGGGAGAGTGCCCCTTTACCCTAGTCCGTATCTGTTCCAGCAGGGAGTCTCTTTGCTCCAGCTTTGGTCTAATCTGGGGCCGAATCCTTTCTGTGACCTTTTTCAACTGAAAAATGTTGAACCCATCACAATGCACGTACTTTCACTACTTAAATATAATAAGAAAATACTTAATGATACAAAGAAGGATGGGGTTGGGGAGGGAGGACTGAAAGGCAACCATTACTTTGCTTTTGTCATGCGCAGCAACAGCTTCAATGAGTCGATCTTGAGGTCGGGGAATCTTCGTCGATGGCTTTCCATTGGGCTTTCCGTCTTCATTTCCTGGTAGTTGAGATGTGCTTGATGAACACACCATTTCCCCTTCAGGAGACAGTAACATGTGTTGGGGGCCTTGAAGCTGCTCAGCATCCATACTTGATGGCAACCCAAATGTTTCAGGACAATTtaccttatccacagctgaaatTTGGGAAGTTTGTTGAAGCTTCTTATCCTCTAAGCTAGTCTCTGGTTCTATGTGGTTCAAAAGTTGAACTGCATTTTGTTCTAGAGATGATGGAGGACGTGTAGGGGTTGTGTCTTCAACGGTTGATATTGGTGAAAATGGTATCAAAGAAGGATGTACCATTGCTGAAGTTTGTTGAAGCTTTTTATCCTCTAAGCCAGTTTCTGGTTCCATGTGGTTCAAAGGTTGAACCTCATTTTCTTCTAAAAACGAGGTAGGGTGTTCAGGGCTTGCATCTTCAATGGTTGATACTGCTGAAAATGGAATCGAAGAATGCTGTGCTATAGCTCCCTCTAGAGCTAGAGAAGCATGTTGAGTCTGCTCGTCACTCATTGCTGGTAATGTCAAAAAATGGTTGGATGGTTGGGTTTCCAGTTCATGTTCACATTTATCATCGTGGTTAGCAATTGGCATTTGTGTTGCAAGCGAACTGGACTGCTCCAACTTACCAGCTGGGTTTTCAAAAACAAGTTGTGATGTCTCTTCTTCTACAGTTGACTCTGGCAAAAATGGGCTCTGAGGTTTTGTAATCCTTCCTCCTAGTGCTGGGAAACCACCTTGGGTATTTTCATCAGCTGTTATAGATTGGGGCATCTGTGGGAACAAATTCAGACCATAATCCATTGTTTCCTTCTCTGAAGATAAGGGAGCATTTTGAAGCTTTCCGACTCTCCACTGCATAGGGGGAAGTGGTGGCAATGGTGGCACCTCCTCTATATTCTTTTGACTCGACTTTGGGGGCAGGACAAAGCCGGGAAAGATTGATTCTGTTGATTGCTCAGAACTCTCAAGGTTCGGGGCAACTGATTGGGGTAAGAGCTCTGCAGCTGAGGGCTGGCTTGAAACATCTTCTGCACAAGATTTAGGAGATGCATCAGAGCATATTTCTTGATCCATGTGATCTAAAGGCTGTACCTGTACAGATTGGAGATTCAATTTCATGGAATTTGCATTTTCTCTATGCAAACCTTCCATGTCAGATTCATTCTCTAGCAAGTCAAGTGATTCTTTCGAAGGAATTTCCGGCTCTGGGAGGTAACCATAAGTTGAAGACCTGGCGTCTTCCATGTCCTCTTCATTATGACTCTTACCAGGAGATCTTGTTTCCAAATCCAGATCAGCTTGCTTTGATGATGTTGGAGCTGTGACGGCATCACCCAGATGATCCTCATGAATTTGTTCAGTGAGAGATGAATAGGGAGCATCATTAATCAATTCTGAATTGGACTTGTCTTGAGAGACTGCATTGCAAAACCTGGAGTTTGAGTTTGTTGGAGCAGTAGCCAGTTGACTAAGTTCAGTCTGAGCTTCTGATTCTAAAAGACATTCTGGAGAAATTGCTTCATCAATATCCAAGTCTTTTTTATGTCCCCAAAAACCATGACTATCTTCACTATATCTGGAATTCATGGATGTGTTCAGTTCAGTCTGAGCTTCTGATTCTAAAAGACATTCTGGAGAAATTGCTTCATCAATATCCAAGTCTTTTTTATGTCCCCAAAAACCATGACTATCTTCACTATATCTGGAATTCATGGATGTGTTCAGTTCAGTCTGAGCTTCTGATTCTAAAAGACATTCTGGAGAAATTGCTTCATCAATATCCAAGTCTTTTTTATGTCCCCAAAAACCATGACTATCTTCATTATATCTGGAATTCATGGATGGTGAACACATCAGATCTGAAGAACGTGTTACATCATCGACATCATCCTTTGCACCATTCCCATCCGCACAAAGAGCAGCAGAAGCAGCAACCACAGCTGAATAATTAGATGGAAACTCAAGAGGGATGTTATTGCCTCCCATTGTATCCCCACTATTGGTGGATCCACCATTTTCGCCATCATCAGCAGCAGTAGAAACCCCTTGAAGATTTTTTTGATTTCCAGGATACAAAACTCCAACTTCTGAAGCAAGTTCTAGTGATGGAACATCATCTGTTATTTTGGACCACTGCTGCTCTGAAAAGCTATAGCTTGGTGTATCTAACACAGTAGTTGTAGTGTCTAAGTTGACTCCACCTGCTGGAGTACCATCCATTGTGTTATCTACCATCACAGTAGAGTTCTCTGGGTGGATTTCAGCAGCTGGAGTAGCATCCTCTGTGTCCAGTACCACCGTGCTGTTCTCTGAGTTCACTCCAGACACTGGAGTAGCAAGCACTATGTTATTTACCACTGAATTTAAGTTCTCGGAGTTGACTCCAGATGCTGTACTAGCATCCACTTTGTTATCTGCCAAGGTAAAGTTATCTGAGTTGACTCCATGTGCTGTAACATCCACTTCTTCATGTGCTGCAACATCCACTTCTTCATCCACCACTGCAGTTAAGCTCTCTGAGTTGACTCCAGCTGCTGGAGAAGTGTCCACTTCAGAAATTATGCCATCAGGCTCTACAACAACTGGATAACAAGCAATAGAGGCAGCTAAACTATCTGGGACTTCTTGTTCAGGTTCTAAACAATTTTGTAGTTTTCGCAAGGCAGATCCTTGAGGCTGCTCTTCTGTAGGTGAAGGAAATGAGTTTGCTCCATTCACTAAATTCTCAGTGAATCTACTACCTGCAGGTTCTGGTTGAAGCATTTCACTTGCAATGTCATCACTGCTTTTCTTTTCAGGAGGCAGGTCTGAAACATTTGACATATGCAGCAAAGAAGGAAAACTATTAGGATCCTCCCTGCTTACCAAGTCACCTACAACCTGGGTTTCAGCGGACACTGGAGGGGTGAAATCTTCTCTTGTCTCTGAAGGAACATCAGAAGCATTGGTGATTATCTTTAAATCATCACCCATATTGGTACTATTTTCATCAGTATTTGAAAATCCAATACAAAGTTTAGCAGAGTCAGAGGAAACTTCATCCAATTCTGGTTCCACTGACAAAGCTTGCCTCAAACTTGCTCCAGGATCCAAAGACTGATGCATAGGATTAGAATCTGTGAGACATGAACTAGCAGATATCTCTCCCCTTTCAGACCTGTAAGTGGGCATCTCAGTTAAATCAACGTACGTACCATTTGACTCTACAGGCTCATGAGATTTGCTTTCTAGATTCTCTTCACCAACAGAGAGCCGGTTAGATGATGTGCAATCAATCTCAGCAACACAAAAATCAGTTGAAGGGAACACTTTAGCCACACCATCACCATCCGATGGCATATTCTCTGTCAAATTGCTCAGGGTATCTGAGCAGGAAAAACTATATCTTCCTTTCTTGAATGAGCTGTTCCCATCATCAGATGTGGAGGAATTCCCAAATGACAGAGAATCAGAAAATCGAGGCCGAAGTTCATGTGGCTCTTCATTTGCATCAGAGTCAGTGCCATGCTTTTCAATGTGCAAAAATCTCATATTGCTCTTGTGTCTATAATCAGAATCAGTTTCTATCTCAGACTCCATGGTCGTGAGGGCATCCATGTAGTTGTCTATCTCACTAGTGATATCATCAGAGTGGTACCCATCTATACTTCCTTCTGTTTTGCTTTCCCCAATAACCGTGACTTCCTTTTCTTCAACCACCTTATGGTGGGTGAAAGGAATCGCCTGACCATCAGTGTGTGGCTCAAGTGCCTTCAAAGTTTCTCTATCAGTGATATCCCCACTTAACTCCTCCATGGATAGTTTCTGTTCTGTTTCCTGCATATTAGGAGATGAAAATGGACTTCTTTTTCTCTGCAAATTCTCTTGGTTAGGactcactgtaccaatttcaagTATTTCATGCCCTGACTCATAGGTTATATTAGATGTCAACTCCAATGGCAGTGAACTAACAGAAATTTCACGAACTGCTTTACGCTCTGGTGAAGAAGTCACCAAAAATTTCTCCATGTAACTCTTCTCAGTTCTGGAATCCAATGGAAAACCATTCAGTTGTCTTCTCTTCAATTGAACATGACGTGCAGGGTCATTATTGCCATTTTGAACACGCTCCTCCAAAAACAGCTGATGCAATCTGTATTATGACAATTATATCCAAGTCAGTGACAAATATACTTAGAATACATGCAATTAAACAATCATGAACTAAAGcatcaatatgaaatttaaagccTCACTTGGCATGTGATGTAACCTCTGGTGTTTCTCCATTCCTCCAGCGTGATCCTTTCTTCTGCtagcaagaaaagaaaaaaaataattctaaGACATTCTTAAGAAGCACATTTGTGTGTACAATGAAACCCATAACAAAAACTTATTCTGCTACTAGGCTTCATTTGGCACCAGTTATTAGTAGCACTGAATTAGAAAAAGCACAAATGTACTATCTCGGATCATTAGATAGAATTGTGCTGAATGTTGAATGAATTTATGAATGCCTTGAACCAGGTTCTGTATGTGTTCGCTGTATGGTTTATAATTCTTTGTTAACTAACTTCTGAAtgtctattttgtccacttttaaccTTTGAACTGCAGAATATAAAACTGTTTCCTCtgctaaattaaaatatttttttatttaagtaAAAATTGCCTCTGAAGTTCTTTTAAGAATATTAAAAACTATAAAGAATAAAAACTTTTAAGACAACCAAAGATTTGCTAAAAATCTAAAATTTGCcctttgaaaaaaaatgaaaacacaGTGTATAACTAAGGATTTTAGGCTGTCATAAAACCCTTTGccaagtttttttatttattttttaataattttaattttagttgtTTGTTGAGGGTAGTTTTGTCAACTGATTCATCTTAATGGACTGCTGACTCATAAGAGGTGTCACTATCTCACTCTCTCTTGATACACAAAAGATAATTAATAAGAGCACATTAACATTAATAAACAAACACAGCTTTTTAAAATATACCCATATCTTGATAGGTTTAAATTAAGAGGCTGGTGCCCACTAAGAGgctaaagcaaaaaaaaaaaatagacccTTAATTTAAGTACTTCCAAATATAAGTTTTTGAAAGTTAAGAAGTAGTGTTTGGAAATATTAAATAGTAAGTATTGATTTGCCAAATATTGTCACAGTAGAAGTAGTAGCAGTAGTTGTTGTtatagtagtagtaataataataataataataataataataacaccacCTTTCAATAATTCaaaaacaataatttttttttttaacaaaattataCAATAATTTATAAGTTAACAAAATCTAAAGATGCCTATAGCGCACTACAAATAAAAACGTGTAATGCAAAACTAAAACCAAACTCACAGTGAAGTGTAAGATTTAATCATCATTCACATTCAAAACGAAGAAACTATCAAATGCATAACAACAGCATCATTTTGTTGAGAACATGTATTTTTCCATGTAAAATCAAGGCAAGAATGCCCAGCTCTGTCATAGCTCATAAAAAATGGGATAACTGCACAGGCTTAAGAGGCACAAAACATATCCCAAGCATACCTTATGCAGGAAACAGATTTTTTAGTTTATCAAAGTTGACCCATATGGCAGATTTCACATTTTATATATACTGGTATTGTGAGCTTTTAAAGATAGATGTACATCAAAGCACATGTGGAAGACATGCATGCAAGCTCATAGCTACAGACTCCACACTTAACAATAGCAGGAAAGAATATAACAAAATAGTAATGCCACAAAACTTCATTCATTACATGGTCATGTTCTTATCATCACAATACCTTCACTTTCCGGATTTTCTTATCTCTTTGAATGTCTAGCTTTACTATTCCAGATGATGCTTTTTCTACTTTAAAGAATGATGGATCTGTGTACCGCTTCAAGCATGCTCCAGCACCTGCAGTATCAAACCTGCAAGGAAccatataaaaataataagatgttaatttttataaaagaaTTGCCATTACCTTTCACCTAAAAATATGTCAGGTCAACAAAAATCAAGCAAGCATA
This window contains:
- the LOC131159519 gene encoding protein SCAR2 isoform X3 — encoded protein: MPLSRYQIRNEYSLADPELYRAADKDDPEALLEGVAMAGLVGVLRQLGDLAEFAAEIFHDLHEEVMATAARGHGLMARVQQLEAEFPLIEKALLTRTDHSILFHNTGVDWHPNLPMDQNLISGGDLPRFVMDCYEECRGPPQLFLLDKFDTAGAGACLKRYTDPSFFKVEKASSGIVKLDIQRDKKIRKVKQKKGSRWRNGETPEVTSHAKLHQLFLEERVQNGNNDPARHVQLKRRQLNGFPLDSRTEKSYMEKFLVTSSPERKAVREISVSSLPLELTSNITYESGHEILEIGTVSPNQENLQRKRSPFSSPNMQETEQKLSMEELSGDITDRETLKALEPHTDGQAIPFTHHKVVEEKEVTVIGESKTEGSIDGYHSDDITSEIDNYMDALTTMESEIETDSDYRHKSNMRFLHIEKHGTDSDANEEPHELRPRFSDSLSFGNSSTSDDGNSSFKKGRYSFSCSDTLSNLTENMPSDGDGVAKVFPSTDFCVAEIDCTSSNRLSVGEENLESKSHEPVESNGTYVDLTEMPTYRSERGEISASSCLTDSNPMHQSLDPGASLRQALSVEPELDEVSSDSAKLCIGFSNTDENSTNMGDDLKIITNASDVPSETREDFTPPVSAETQVVGDLVSREDPNSFPSLLHMSNVSDLPPEKKSSDDIASEMLQPEPAGSRFTENLVNGANSFPSPTEEQPQGSALRKLQNCLEPEQEVPDSLAASIACYPVVVEPDGIISEVDTSPAAGVNSESLTAVVDEEVDVAAHEEVDVTAHGVNSDNFTLADNKVDASTASGVNSENLNSVVNNIVLATPVSGVNSENSTVVLDTEDATPAAEIHPENSTVMVDNTMDGTPAGGVNLDTTTTVLDTPSYSFSEQQWSKITDDVPSLELASEVGVLYPGNQKNLQGVSTAADDGENGGSTNSGDTMGGNNIPLEFPSNYSAVVAASAALCADGNGAKDDVDDVTRSSDLMCSPSMNSRYNEDSHGFWGHKKDLDIDEAISPECLLESEAQTELNTSMNSRYSEDSHGFWGHKKDLDIDEAISPECLLESEAQTELNTSMNSRYSEDSHGFWGHKKDLDIDEAISPECLLESEAQTELSQLATAPTNSNSRFCNAVSQDKSNSELINDAPYSSLTEQIHEDHLGDAVTAPTSSKQADLDLETRSPGKSHNEEDMEDARSSTYGYLPEPEIPSKESLDLLENESDMEGLHRENANSMKLNLQSVQVQPLDHMDQEICSDASPKSCAEDVSSQPSAAELLPQSVAPNLESSEQSTESIFPGFVLPPKSSQKNIEEVPPLPPLPPMQWRVGKLQNAPLSSEKETMDYGLNLFPQMPQSITADENTQGGFPALGGRITKPQSPFLPESTVEEETSQLVFENPAGKLEQSSSLATQMPIANHDDKCEHELETQPSNHFLTLPAMSDEQTQHASLALEGAIAQHSSIPFSAVSTIEDASPEHPTSFLEENEVQPLNHMEPETGLEDKKLQQTSAMVHPSLIPFSPISTVEDTTPTRPPSSLEQNAVQLLNHIEPETSLEDKKLQQTSQISAVDKVNCPETFGLPSSMDAEQLQGPQHMLLSPEGEMVCSSSTSQLPGNEDGKPNGKPSTKIPRPQDRLIEAVAAHDKSKLKKVTERIRPQIRPKLEQRDSLLEQIRTRSFNLRPASATRPIIQGIQGPKTNLKVAAILEKANAIRQAWAGSDEDDDGDSWSDS
- the LOC131159519 gene encoding protein SCAR2 isoform X4; the encoded protein is MPLSRYQIRNEYSLADPELYRAADKDDPEALLEGVAMAGLVGVLRQLGDLAEFAAEIFHDLHEEVMATAARGHGLMARVQQLEAEFPLIEKALLTRTDHSILFHNTGVDWHPNLPMDQNLISGGDLPRFVMDCYEECRGPPQLFLLDKFDTAGAGACLKRYTDPSFFKVEKASSGIVKLDIQRDKKIRKVKKKGSRWRNGETPEVTSHAKLHQLFLEERVQNGNNDPARHVQLKRRQLNGFPLDSRTEKSYMEKFLVTSSPERKAVREISVSSLPLELTSNITYESGHEILEIGTVSPNQENLQRKRSPFSSPNMQETEQKLSMEELSGDITDRETLKALEPHTDGQAIPFTHHKVVEEKEVTVIGESKTEGSIDGYHSDDITSEIDNYMDALTTMESEIETDSDYRHKSNMRFLHIEKHGTDSDANEEPHELRPRFSDSLSFGNSSTSDDGNSSFKKGRYSFSCSDTLSNLTENMPSDGDGVAKVFPSTDFCVAEIDCTSSNRLSVGEENLESKSHEPVESNGTYVDLTEMPTYRSERGEISASSCLTDSNPMHQSLDPGASLRQALSVEPELDEVSSDSAKLCIGFSNTDENSTNMGDDLKIITNASDVPSETREDFTPPVSAETQVVGDLVSREDPNSFPSLLHMSNVSDLPPEKKSSDDIASEMLQPEPAGSRFTENLVNGANSFPSPTEEQPQGSALRKLQNCLEPEQEVPDSLAASIACYPVVVEPDGIISEVDTSPAAGVNSESLTAVVDEEVDVAAHEEVDVTAHGVNSDNFTLADNKVDASTASGVNSENLNSVVNNIVLATPVSGVNSENSTVVLDTEDATPAAEIHPENSTVMVDNTMDGTPAGGVNLDTTTTVLDTPSYSFSEQQWSKITDDVPSLELASEVGVLYPGNQKNLQGVSTAADDGENGGSTNSGDTMGGNNIPLEFPSNYSAVVAASAALCADGNGAKDDVDDVTRSSDLMCSPSMNSRYNEDSHGFWGHKKDLDIDEAISPECLLESEAQTELNTSMNSRYSEDSHGFWGHKKDLDIDEAISPECLLESEAQTELNTSMNSRYSEDSHGFWGHKKDLDIDEAISPECLLESEAQTELSQLATAPTNSNSRFCNAVSQDKSNSELINDAPYSSLTEQIHEDHLGDAVTAPTSSKQADLDLETRSPGKSHNEEDMEDARSSTYGYLPEPEIPSKESLDLLENESDMEGLHRENANSMKLNLQSVQVQPLDHMDQEICSDASPKSCAEDVSSQPSAAELLPQSVAPNLESSEQSTESIFPGFVLPPKSSQKNIEEVPPLPPLPPMQWRVGKLQNAPLSSEKETMDYGLNLFPQMPQSITADENTQGGFPALGGRITKPQSPFLPESTVEEETSQLVFENPAGKLEQSSSLATQMPIANHDDKCEHELETQPSNHFLTLPAMSDEQTQHASLALEGAIAQHSSIPFSAVSTIEDASPEHPTSFLEENEVQPLNHMEPETGLEDKKLQQTSAMVHPSLIPFSPISTVEDTTPTRPPSSLEQNAVQLLNHIEPETSLEDKKLQQTSQISAVDKVNCPETFGLPSSMDAEQLQGPQHMLLSPEGEMVCSSSTSQLPGNEDGKPNGKPSTKIPRPQDRLIEAVAAHDKSKLKKVTERIRPQIRPKLEQRDSLLEQIRTRSFNLRPASATRPIIQGIQGPKTNLKVAAILEKANAIRQAWAGSDEDDDGDSWSDS